In Geminocystis sp. NIES-3709, a single genomic region encodes these proteins:
- a CDS encoding AMP-binding protein, whose amino-acid sequence MNKNLDILEDLELVCKKWSFNNQEKKLSELVRDYLEKINVYKVKEKNLIIFISEKNSINFIAVFFAGIISKSCLFLINSSWQEKEWQQIEKLATPDIIFGKINYSFNSTQKKLPRFEGIMIPTGGTSGKIKFAIHTWETLMASAKGFYQYFNSVPINCYCCLPLYHVSGLMQVIRCFISRGNLVVNSFENIKNNLDIIEDYHDYFISLVPTQLQFFLDRKPEYLQQFKIILVGGASIYPQQIELIKRYNLSVALTYGMTETASGITILKPNDLRQDNSSNGQILPHAQVIIEDKKEGLIQIKSLSLFKGYYPNFKDMNIFTTDDIGYLDEDRFLYILGRNSNKIITGGENVFPLEIETAILATGLVKDIYITGKKDNYWGEVITAFYVPINNNICEKDLKLKLTSLIANYKIPKIWHKLDVIPRNSQGKINI is encoded by the coding sequence ATGAATAAAAATTTGGATATATTAGAAGATTTAGAATTAGTTTGTAAAAAATGGTCTTTTAATAATCAAGAAAAAAAATTATCTGAATTAGTTAGAGATTATTTAGAAAAAATTAACGTATATAAAGTAAAAGAAAAAAATCTTATAATTTTTATAAGTGAGAAAAATTCTATTAATTTTATTGCTGTTTTTTTTGCAGGAATTATAAGTAAGTCTTGTCTATTTTTAATTAATTCATCTTGGCAAGAAAAAGAATGGCAACAAATAGAAAAATTAGCGACACCGGATATAATTTTTGGAAAAATTAATTATAGTTTCAATTCGACACAAAAAAAATTACCAAGATTTGAAGGAATTATGATTCCTACTGGTGGCACATCTGGTAAGATAAAATTTGCGATTCATACATGGGAAACTCTCATGGCATCGGCTAAAGGTTTTTATCAATATTTTAATTCTGTACCAATTAATTGTTATTGTTGTCTTCCTCTTTATCATGTTAGCGGTTTAATGCAGGTAATTAGATGTTTTATTAGTAGAGGTAATTTAGTTGTTAATAGTTTTGAAAATATTAAAAATAATTTAGATATTATTGAAGATTATCACGATTATTTTATCTCTTTAGTACCAACTCAGTTACAGTTTTTTCTCGATCGAAAACCAGAATATTTACAACAATTTAAAATTATTTTAGTTGGTGGTGCCTCTATTTATCCACAACAAATTGAGTTAATAAAAAGATATAATTTATCCGTTGCCTTAACCTATGGTATGACAGAAACTGCGTCAGGAATTACTATCTTAAAACCTAATGATTTAAGACAGGATAATAGTAGTAATGGGCAAATTTTACCTCATGCTCAAGTTATTATTGAGGATAAAAAAGAAGGATTAATTCAAATTAAATCGTTGTCTCTTTTTAAAGGATATTATCCTAATTTTAAAGATATGAATATTTTTACAACTGATGATATAGGTTATTTAGATGAAGATAGATTTTTATATATTTTAGGAAGAAATAGTAACAAAATTATTACGGGGGGAGAAAATGTTTTTCCCTTAGAAATTGAGACAGCTATTTTAGCAACGGGATTAGTTAAAGATATTTATATAACTGGGAAAAAAGATAATTATTGGGGAGAAGTAATTACTGCTTTTTATGTGCCTATTAATAATAATATTTGTGAAAAAGATCTAAAACTAAAATTAACTTCTTTAATTGCTAACTATAAAATTCCTAAAATTTGGCATAAATTAGATGTTATTCCTCGTAATTCTCAAGGAAAAATTAATATTTGA
- a CDS encoding ABC transporter permease: MNWWRKLKNNPLAKLGAIILIFFYVTVLGADFIAPYNPYSAQDNGSLLPPTTIYWRTQQKQFIGPHVYPTTQGKTDIQTGDRFLEIDYTKPSPIRLFVKGEPYQFLQIKLPLPPTFEEVEIFSGFQLNRRLFGTLGEGKINLLGTDEQGRDQLSRILFGGRISLFIGLVGILISFPLGMIIGGVAGYFGGILDNILMRLVEVLMTIPGIYLLVAFAAILPPSLSSAQRFLLIVLITSFIGWSGLARVIRGQVLTLKEQEFVQSAKAIGASSFYIIIKHILPQTATYIIISATLSIPSFIVAESVLSLIGLGIQQPDPSWGNLLSLASNASILVLQPWLIFPPAILIILTVLSFNLLGDGLRDAIDPKTINN; the protein is encoded by the coding sequence ATGAATTGGTGGCGAAAACTTAAAAATAATCCTCTGGCAAAGTTGGGGGCAATTATTCTGATATTTTTTTATGTAACGGTTTTAGGCGCAGATTTTATCGCCCCCTATAATCCTTATTCTGCTCAAGATAATGGCTCTTTATTACCACCAACAACCATTTATTGGCGTACTCAACAAAAACAATTTATCGGCCCTCATGTTTATCCTACGACACAAGGTAAAACTGATATACAAACCGGCGATCGATTTTTAGAAATTGACTATACAAAACCCTCTCCTATTCGCTTATTTGTTAAAGGTGAACCTTATCAATTTTTACAGATAAAATTACCTTTACCCCCTACATTTGAGGAAGTAGAAATTTTCTCAGGCTTTCAATTAAATAGACGTTTATTTGGTACTCTTGGGGAAGGAAAAATTAATCTTTTAGGCACTGATGAACAGGGGAGAGATCAGCTTAGTCGTATATTATTTGGTGGAAGAATTAGCCTTTTTATTGGCTTAGTTGGAATTTTAATTTCTTTTCCATTGGGAATGATAATTGGAGGTGTTGCTGGTTATTTTGGTGGGATTTTAGACAATATTTTAATGCGACTGGTAGAAGTTTTAATGACAATTCCGGGTATTTATTTATTAGTAGCATTTGCCGCCATTTTACCCCCTAGTTTAAGCAGTGCTCAAAGGTTTTTATTAATTGTTTTAATTACTTCTTTTATTGGTTGGTCAGGTTTAGCTAGAGTCATTAGAGGACAGGTTTTAACCCTTAAGGAGCAAGAATTTGTCCAATCTGCTAAAGCGATCGGGGCAAGTTCATTTTATATTATTATTAAACATATTTTGCCTCAAACAGCAACTTATATTATTATTTCTGCTACTTTATCAATACCAAGTTTTATAGTAGCTGAATCTGTTTTAAGTTTAATTGGTTTAGGTATTCAACAACCTGATCCGAGTTGGGGAAATTTATTATCTTTAGCTAGTAATGCTTCTATATTAGTTTTACAACCTTGGTTAATTTTTCCTCCTGCTATTTTAATTATTTTGACAGTTTTATCTTTCAATTTATTAGGTGATGGTTTAAGAGATGCGATCGATCCAAAAACTATTAATAATTAG
- a CDS encoding TerD family protein: protein MAISLQKGQRVSLDKIAPGLNAAFIGLGWDVNVTDTGVDFDLDASIFLLNSNEKLISESHFIFYNNLTSPDVEKSVKHMGDNLTGEGDGDDEVIIVNLRKVPPEVARIAITVTIHDAHKRGQNFGQVKNAFVRLVDVETKQEVLRYDLEEDFSIETALIMAEIYRKDGEWRMNAVGAGYQGGLQALVDRYQ, encoded by the coding sequence ATGGCTATATCATTACAAAAAGGGCAAAGAGTCTCACTCGATAAAATAGCCCCCGGATTAAATGCCGCATTTATCGGTTTAGGGTGGGATGTTAACGTTACTGACACTGGAGTTGATTTTGACTTAGATGCTTCTATATTTCTTTTAAACTCCAATGAAAAATTAATTTCTGAATCCCATTTTATTTTTTACAACAATCTTACTAGCCCAGATGTCGAAAAATCTGTCAAACACATGGGAGATAACTTAACTGGGGAAGGAGATGGCGATGATGAGGTTATTATTGTCAATTTACGAAAAGTTCCTCCAGAAGTTGCTCGTATCGCTATAACTGTCACTATTCATGACGCTCACAAAAGAGGACAAAATTTTGGACAGGTAAAAAACGCTTTTGTCAGATTAGTAGATGTAGAAACAAAACAAGAAGTACTACGATATGACTTAGAGGAAGATTTCTCGATCGAAACTGCTTTAATTATGGCTGAAATTTACCGTAAAGATGGAGAATGGCGCATGAATGCGGTAGGAGCTGGTTATCAAGGCGGTTTACAGGCTTTAGTCGATCGTTATCAATAA
- the uppS gene encoding polyprenyl diphosphate synthase has protein sequence MSVKQSFIELPLDLDQQRIPRHVAVIMDGNGRWAKSRGFPRIIGHQKGVDALKNLLRCCDDWGIEVLTAYAFSTENWGRPSHEVEFLMTLFERVLRKELAEMMAENVKIRFVGDLSALPTSLQAEIAYSMEKTANNKGIQFNIATNYGSRQEIIHACKSIASQVQQGKMELEDIDEKLFENHLYTEGLISPDLLIRTSGEMRLSNFLLWQMAYAEIYVTPTLWPDFNREEFHQALLNYQQRDRRFGKLSKT, from the coding sequence ATGAGTGTAAAGCAAAGTTTTATAGAATTACCTTTGGATTTAGATCAGCAACGGATTCCTCGTCATGTAGCGGTGATTATGGATGGTAACGGACGTTGGGCAAAAAGTCGAGGTTTTCCCCGTATTATTGGTCATCAGAAAGGAGTTGATGCTTTAAAAAATCTACTTCGTTGCTGTGATGATTGGGGTATTGAAGTTTTAACTGCTTATGCTTTTTCTACAGAAAACTGGGGAAGGCCTAGTCATGAGGTAGAATTTCTTATGACTCTTTTTGAACGAGTTTTGCGCAAAGAATTGGCAGAAATGATGGCGGAAAATGTCAAAATTCGTTTTGTGGGTGATTTATCCGCTTTACCAACTTCTTTACAGGCAGAAATCGCCTATTCTATGGAAAAAACAGCTAATAATAAAGGTATTCAATTCAATATCGCTACTAACTACGGCAGTCGTCAAGAAATTATCCATGCTTGTAAGTCGATCGCATCTCAAGTACAACAAGGAAAAATGGAATTAGAAGATATTGACGAAAAATTATTTGAAAATCATCTTTATACAGAAGGGTTAATCAGTCCTGATTTATTAATTCGTACTAGTGGAGAAATGCGTTTAAGTAACTTTTTGTTATGGCAAATGGCTTACGCAGAAATTTATGTTACTCCTACTCTGTGGCCTGATTTTAACCGTGAGGAATTTCATCAAGCCTTATTAAATTATCAACAGCGCGATCGACGTTTCGGCAAATTAAGTAAAACCTGA
- a CDS encoding OB-fold-containig protein, whose product MLFDIANLTYWIFLGIGVFLFLLVIVSGGGEDQDLDTDMDVDVDTDVDTDVDTDVDSDVEGNVNADVETDNDLSFLFFLSWFGVGRCPLLILLAIDFSVWGVSGWFLNVTIAGFFNAIPQGFFAFCIFVTSFLFSISIGRLLANPIGKIFANFGEEVEGDRLIGCIGSVTSKQVPYLVEGRIAQADVLDNARNLVTIEVCLPDWAKVVPHRGQDVLIIDRQKHCFIAIAKDSSDEDKWLNSIRN is encoded by the coding sequence ATGCTTTTCGATATAGCTAATTTAACTTATTGGATTTTTCTCGGTATCGGTGTTTTTCTGTTTCTCCTCGTGATTGTTTCTGGGGGTGGAGAAGATCAAGATTTGGATACTGATATGGATGTGGATGTTGATACAGACGTTGATACAGACGTTGATACAGATGTTGACAGTGATGTAGAAGGAAATGTTAATGCAGATGTAGAAACGGATAATGATCTTAGTTTCCTCTTTTTTTTATCGTGGTTTGGGGTGGGAAGATGCCCTCTTTTAATCTTGTTAGCCATTGATTTTTCAGTTTGGGGAGTGTCTGGTTGGTTTTTAAATGTTACGATCGCAGGTTTTTTTAATGCCATACCTCAAGGTTTTTTTGCTTTCTGCATTTTTGTTACTTCTTTCCTTTTTAGCATCTCGATTGGACGATTATTGGCTAATCCTATCGGTAAAATTTTCGCCAATTTTGGTGAAGAAGTAGAAGGCGATCGTCTGATTGGTTGTATTGGTTCTGTCACTTCTAAACAAGTCCCTTATCTAGTCGAAGGCAGAATTGCCCAAGCCGATGTGTTGGATAATGCTCGTAACTTAGTCACGATCGAGGTATGTTTACCAGACTGGGCAAAGGTTGTACCCCATCGAGGACAAGATGTTCTCATTATTGATCGACAAAAACACTGTTTTATTGCGATCGCTAAAGACAGTTCTGATGAGGATAAATGGCTTAATTCAATTAGGAATTAG
- the ispF gene encoding 2-C-methyl-D-erythritol 2,4-cyclodiphosphate synthase: MMIRIGNGYDLHRLVEGRKLILGGVEIDHHLGLLGHSDADVLTHSIMDALLGALSLGDIGHYFPPTDPKWAGANSIKLLSQVHQLILDRGWTIGNIDNVIVAERPKLKPHLSAMIHSLAETLSIEPDRISIKATTNEKLGTVGREEAICVYSVVLLCQQNT; encoded by the coding sequence ATCATGATTAGAATTGGCAATGGTTACGATTTACACAGATTAGTTGAGGGTAGAAAACTTATTTTAGGCGGTGTAGAAATTGATCATCATCTTGGTTTATTAGGCCATAGTGATGCTGATGTTCTCACTCATTCTATTATGGATGCTTTACTTGGTGCTTTGAGTTTAGGTGATATTGGTCATTATTTTCCCCCCACCGATCCCAAATGGGCAGGAGCGAATAGTATTAAATTACTATCTCAAGTTCATCAATTAATACTCGATCGAGGTTGGACTATTGGTAATATAGATAATGTTATTGTGGCAGAACGTCCGAAACTTAAGCCTCATTTGTCGGCAATGATCCATTCTTTAGCTGAAACCTTATCGATCGAACCTGATAGAATTAGTATTAAAGCCACCACCAATGAAAAATTAGGTACTGTCGGTAGAGAAGAAGCTATTTGTGTCTATAGCGTAGTTTTGCTGTGTCAACAAAATACTTAA
- a CDS encoding TerD family protein produces MAINLQKGQRISLKKEAPKLQQLMCGLGWDVTKKGGFLGSLFTANFDLDASVLCLDSKGKIKNNSEIVYFGNLRHYSSAINHLGDNLTGAGTGDDEEIMVNLPLIPKNINKLVFVVNIYNASERSQDFAQVQNAFVRLVNVTNNQEIARYTLSGNGYQGKTGMIMAELIRVEDDWEMMAKGDGFQAKSLGDIVKFYS; encoded by the coding sequence ATGGCTATTAATTTACAAAAAGGACAGCGAATTTCTCTAAAAAAAGAAGCACCAAAATTACAACAATTAATGTGCGGTTTAGGTTGGGATGTCACAAAAAAAGGTGGTTTTTTAGGTAGTTTATTTACAGCAAATTTTGATTTAGATGCTTCTGTTTTATGCTTAGATTCTAAGGGAAAAATCAAAAATAATAGTGAAATAGTTTATTTTGGCAACTTACGTCATTATTCTTCTGCTATCAACCATTTAGGTGATAACTTAACGGGAGCTGGAACTGGTGATGATGAAGAAATTATGGTAAATTTACCACTAATTCCTAAGAATATTAATAAGTTAGTTTTTGTCGTTAATATTTATAATGCCTCTGAAAGAAGTCAAGATTTTGCACAAGTTCAAAATGCTTTTGTTCGTCTAGTGAATGTGACTAATAATCAAGAAATTGCTCGTTATACCTTGTCAGGAAATGGTTATCAAGGAAAAACAGGTATGATTATGGCAGAGTTAATTCGAGTGGAAGATGATTGGGAAATGATGGCAAAAGGAGATGGTTTTCAAGCCAAAAGTTTAGGTGATATTGTTAAATTTTATTCTTAA
- the speD gene encoding adenosylmethionine decarboxylase: protein MNKVGTHLVVDAWQAPADLLNNPERIRQGLLDAIKAGKATLIDMCVHQFSPHGVTATVTLAESHIAIHTWPEYGYFAADLFFCGAGQPKEAMKVLQVALQAKQATMREIDRGFPEAFVHQNTTTMREEYIPILQGVA, encoded by the coding sequence ATGAACAAAGTGGGTACACATTTAGTGGTAGATGCTTGGCAAGCACCGGCAGATCTTTTGAACAATCCAGAAAGAATCCGTCAAGGCTTGTTAGATGCTATTAAAGCTGGAAAAGCTACTTTAATAGATATGTGTGTACACCAATTTAGTCCCCACGGGGTAACAGCTACCGTTACTTTAGCGGAATCTCACATTGCAATTCATACTTGGCCTGAATATGGTTACTTTGCCGCCGATTTATTTTTTTGCGGTGCTGGGCAACCTAAAGAAGCTATGAAAGTATTACAAGTTGCACTTCAAGCTAAACAGGCAACCATGAGAGAAATCGATCGAGGTTTTCCTGAAGCGTTCGTCCATCAAAATACGACTACAATGAGAGAGGAGTATATTCCTATTCTTCAAGGTGTAGCTTAG
- a CDS encoding flotillin family protein — protein sequence MNFWLQFIQSLPISNLENIEIDHFNIFNTNSPENNNSLTSSLITDIPINSNPNLAQLNIGSMSFFGGLIGGLVLLLILAIWGYTRVYVVTPNNEAFVRNGGFFAKDKKVILNGGCIVIPGIHELTRVPLREISIDVVRQGNLAVRTKDYLRANMRVTFYVCISADKDAVLTAAQRLSKVGKISAEDIKDALEKRADDAIRAAAKKKSIAEIDSDKLGFAEEVLNLIQHDLRKVGLTLNNIAISEIEESDTYDENNYFDAQGVRLRTETIQESIKQKLGVELDNQREKREIELNTQVAIQQQELAAEKQSLTINKQKEEAKLTQMKEIEFLKVQREREVQEARDQEQAKIERNKILQQQAIEEERIKQQLAVQQSQIEANIALEERNKQFKVAQISQAQEAEVAEIDRQRTVEATRLLAQIAIAEADQQSQIAQKEAAIAITDKEKERFVAEAQKAKAEEAVKTARQVENAEREKQLSLIVAEREAAEKRITDQNVVEIDVFRRRRQAEIARQAAELEAESIRTLADAEKYRLLAEAQGKLAAIRAENNLNNANRTADLIKVIFPIIAPQLPEILKSLSPQPGVLGDARIYAFPGLNGNGTNSSNDINKILLSTSGLSLINTLLDEGKLGNIIGQIKGLLQSNEPVNNKTQLISDFNYQPNINSEINSSENISESMDEMEESMTESEESDFSPWTDEVVNN from the coding sequence ATGAATTTTTGGTTGCAGTTTATTCAATCTTTACCCATTAGTAATTTAGAAAATATTGAGATTGATCATTTCAATATATTTAATACAAATTCACCTGAAAATAATAATAGCTTAACTAGCAGTTTAATTACTGATATTCCTATTAATTCTAATCCAAATTTAGCTCAATTAAATATAGGAAGTATGAGCTTTTTTGGCGGATTAATTGGGGGTTTAGTTTTACTTTTAATTCTAGCTATTTGGGGTTATACAAGGGTTTATGTTGTTACTCCTAATAACGAGGCTTTTGTACGCAATGGAGGCTTTTTTGCTAAGGATAAAAAAGTTATTCTTAATGGTGGTTGTATCGTGATTCCGGGTATTCATGAATTAACTAGAGTTCCCCTGCGAGAAATTTCGATCGATGTGGTTCGACAAGGTAATTTAGCGGTTCGTACAAAAGACTATTTACGAGCTAATATGAGGGTGACATTTTATGTGTGTATTAGTGCTGATAAAGATGCTGTTTTAACCGCCGCTCAAAGGTTATCAAAAGTGGGTAAAATTTCCGCAGAAGATATAAAAGATGCTCTAGAAAAACGTGCAGATGATGCGATTCGAGCAGCCGCAAAAAAGAAAAGTATTGCAGAAATTGACTCTGATAAATTAGGTTTTGCAGAAGAAGTTTTAAATTTAATTCAACATGATTTAAGAAAAGTTGGTTTAACCTTAAATAACATTGCCATTTCTGAGATTGAAGAAAGCGATACCTATGATGAAAATAATTATTTTGATGCCCAAGGTGTTCGTTTACGCACGGAAACAATTCAAGAATCTATCAAACAAAAATTGGGAGTAGAGCTTGATAATCAACGGGAAAAAAGAGAAATTGAACTCAATACTCAAGTTGCTATTCAACAACAAGAATTAGCGGCAGAAAAACAGTCTTTAACTATTAATAAACAAAAAGAAGAAGCTAAATTAACTCAAATGAAAGAAATTGAATTTCTCAAAGTTCAACGAGAAAGAGAAGTTCAAGAAGCTAGAGATCAAGAACAAGCTAAAATTGAACGCAATAAAATCCTACAACAACAAGCGATCGAGGAAGAAAGAATTAAGCAACAATTAGCAGTACAACAAAGTCAAATTGAGGCAAATATTGCCTTAGAAGAAAGAAATAAACAGTTTAAAGTAGCTCAAATTTCTCAAGCACAAGAAGCTGAAGTCGCAGAAATCGATCGACAACGCACGGTTGAAGCCACTCGTTTATTAGCTCAAATTGCCATTGCAGAAGCAGATCAACAATCACAAATTGCTCAAAAAGAAGCTGCGATCGCCATTACCGATAAAGAAAAAGAAAGATTTGTCGCTGAAGCACAAAAAGCCAAAGCGGAAGAAGCGGTTAAAACTGCACGACAAGTAGAAAATGCTGAGAGAGAAAAACAATTATCATTAATCGTAGCGGAAAGAGAAGCGGCAGAAAAACGAATTACCGATCAAAACGTAGTAGAAATTGATGTTTTCCGTCGTCGCCGTCAAGCAGAAATTGCTCGTCAAGCAGCAGAGTTAGAAGCAGAATCTATCCGCACTTTAGCCGATGCTGAAAAGTATAGATTATTGGCTGAAGCCCAAGGTAAATTAGCCGCTATCCGAGCGGAAAATAACCTTAACAATGCGAATCGGACTGCTGACCTCATAAAAGTCATTTTCCCGATTATTGCTCCCCAATTACCTGAAATTCTCAAATCTTTATCACCCCAACCCGGAGTTTTAGGAGATGCTCGAATTTATGCTTTTCCGGGGTTAAATGGCAACGGTACAAATAGTAGTAATGATATTAATAAAATTCTACTTTCCACTAGCGGATTATCCTTAATTAATACTTTATTAGATGAGGGAAAATTAGGTAATATTATTGGTCAAATCAAAGGTTTATTACAGTCCAATGAACCTGTTAACAATAAGACTCAATTAATTAGTGATTTTAATTATCAACCAAATATTAATTCAGAAATCAACTCTTCTGAAAATATCTCAGAATCTATGGACGAAATGGAGGAATCTATGACAGAATCAGAGGAATCGGATTTCTCTCCTTGGACGGATGAAGTCGTTAACAATTAA
- a CDS encoding IMS domain-containing protein translates to MQISLDYYRILGVPLEADSELIEQAYNDRIIQLPHKGYTEYAINSRKKIIQLAYDVLSQEESRLEYESSFLPSSLETEELTGELEETVQSQNLLDTDLDILPEINIEIEENLFIGALIVLLDLGEYELILTLAQPYLNDRYSLNIFAEKEEEVNQVLQDLVLTIVLAYLELAREQWQEKEYEAASNSLKKAYDLLFKEDLFSDLRKEIKQDLGKLMPYEILELLTRENNSISERQKAIDLLKSMLKARGGIESHKIDDSGLNIDSFLRFIQQIRVYLSAEEQQNLFEEEAQRPSPAAGYLAAYAGIARGFTERKPEFIIRAKNSLISLTIHQDVYLEQSICALLLGQTAEAEFSLSQSREKGVISYIQEVSQESPDLLPGLCAYTEKWLQTEVFPQFKNLNGENPSLQNYFEDDRVQSYLETITNPPLKDDSSSPELELPMDNKNESSYSFTQFNALKEQTDYEEQIINENYGENVTPSSEIEVSGNELENQNVSLLVENEIVQNDEDLVGFDDFLSSEAEEDHSSSHSTTTTNLSPSVKDKEDEIPPEKISDSKKKNSKFFLIPLIVLLLLFGTIAVFASRILFNEEKNKLEISLSEPLIELPVKNLPPEDLIDKLDNSNALEIINQWLKAKATATGPEYNPGELTKILTEPMLSKWVGNSRDLRSRNAYRRYEHKVSIESAQVNPQNLTEGIITARVEEKSQYYRNGALVPSLSYQDNLLIKYDLIKENNQWLIKDVKIMKN, encoded by the coding sequence GTGCAAATTTCTTTAGATTATTATCGTATTCTCGGTGTTCCCCTTGAGGCTGATTCAGAATTGATTGAACAAGCCTATAACGATCGTATTATTCAATTACCCCATAAAGGTTATACGGAATATGCCATCAATTCTCGTAAAAAAATAATTCAACTAGCATACGATGTTTTAAGTCAAGAAGAATCTCGTTTAGAATATGAGTCATCTTTTCTACCATCTTCTTTAGAAACAGAAGAATTGACGGGAGAATTAGAGGAAACAGTACAATCACAAAACTTATTGGATACGGATTTAGATATACTTCCAGAGATTAATATTGAGATTGAAGAAAATTTATTTATAGGTGCATTAATTGTTTTGTTAGATTTAGGGGAATACGAGTTAATTTTAACTCTAGCTCAACCCTATTTAAACGATCGATATAGTCTCAATATTTTTGCAGAAAAAGAAGAAGAAGTTAATCAAGTTTTACAAGATTTAGTGTTAACGATCGTGTTGGCATATTTAGAATTAGCAAGGGAACAATGGCAAGAAAAAGAATATGAAGCGGCCTCTAATTCCCTCAAAAAAGCCTATGATTTATTGTTTAAGGAAGACTTATTTTCTGATTTAAGAAAAGAAATTAAACAAGATTTAGGTAAATTGATGCCCTATGAAATATTAGAGTTATTAACAAGAGAAAATAATAGTATTTCTGAAAGACAAAAAGCGATCGATTTACTCAAGTCTATGTTGAAGGCAAGAGGAGGAATCGAAAGTCATAAAATTGATGACTCAGGGTTAAATATTGATAGTTTTTTACGATTTATTCAACAAATTAGAGTTTATTTAAGTGCAGAAGAACAACAAAATCTCTTTGAAGAAGAAGCCCAAAGACCATCTCCTGCGGCAGGTTATTTAGCGGCTTATGCGGGGATTGCGAGAGGATTTACTGAAAGAAAACCAGAGTTTATTATTAGGGCAAAAAATAGTCTTATTTCTTTAACAATTCATCAAGATGTTTATTTAGAACAATCTATTTGTGCGTTACTTTTAGGACAAACTGCGGAAGCCGAATTTTCTTTGAGTCAGAGCCGAGAAAAGGGCGTAATAAGCTATATCCAAGAAGTATCTCAGGAATCTCCAGATTTGTTGCCTGGATTGTGTGCTTATACGGAAAAATGGTTACAAACAGAAGTTTTTCCTCAATTTAAAAATTTGAATGGTGAAAATCCTTCTTTACAGAATTATTTTGAAGACGATCGAGTACAAAGTTACTTAGAAACTATTACTAATCCTCCATTAAAAGACGATTCTTCCTCCCCAGAGTTAGAATTACCGATGGATAACAAAAATGAATCTTCTTACTCCTTTACTCAATTTAATGCTTTAAAAGAACAAACCGACTATGAAGAACAAATTATTAATGAAAATTACGGCGAAAATGTGACTCCCAGTTCAGAAATAGAGGTTTCTGGGAATGAGTTAGAAAATCAGAATGTGTCTTTATTAGTAGAAAATGAGATTGTACAAAATGATGAGGATTTAGTGGGATTTGATGATTTTCTTTCCTCAGAAGCAGAAGAAGATCATTCCTCCAGTCACTCTACCACCACCACAAATCTTTCTCCTTCTGTTAAGGATAAGGAGGATGAGATTCCCCCAGAAAAAATCTCGGATTCAAAGAAAAAGAATAGTAAATTTTTCCTGATACCTTTAATTGTTTTACTTTTGTTATTCGGTACGATCGCTGTTTTTGCTTCAAGAATTTTATTTAATGAAGAAAAAAATAAATTAGAAATCTCTTTATCCGAGCCACTAATCGAGTTACCTGTTAAAAATCTGCCACCAGAGGATTTAATTGATAAATTGGATAATAGTAATGCTTTGGAAATTATTAATCAGTGGTTAAAAGCTAAAGCTACTGCTACAGGACCAGAGTATAATCCCGGTGAGTTAACCAAAATATTAACAGAACCAATGCTATCCAAATGGGTGGGAAATAGTCGAGATTTGCGTAGTCGTAATGCTTATCGTCGTTATGAACATAAGGTTTCGATCGAATCTGCACAAGTCAATCCTCAAAATTTAACTGAAGGAATTATTACTGCCAGAGTGGAAGAAAAATCTCAGTATTATCGTAATGGTGCTTTAGTTCCTAGTTTATCTTATCAAGATAATTTATTAATAAAATACGATCTTATTAAAGAAAATAATCAGTGGTTGATAAAGGATGTGAAAATAATGAAGAATTAG